Part of the Oncorhynchus masou masou isolate Uvic2021 chromosome 24, UVic_Omas_1.1, whole genome shotgun sequence genome is shown below.
ACGGTTGGAATGGAATGGTATTGAATTCATCAAACACAGAGCTTCCATGCGTTTGATACCATTCTACATTCCAGCCACGGTTATGAGCCATTCTCtgctcagcagcctcctgtgatgtaCAGGGTAAAGCTTTGGAGGAAGTTATGTGCTTGATAAATCTGACCAAATACAATGTTGGTCGATGTTTATAGCAGTTCATTTCAGATAAATACGTTTTCAGATTGATGTAATGTTAGATAGTAATGTTGGCCATAAGTCCTTGATGATGACTTAAATGTGTGAATGTAAAAAACTATAATTCTCTTCTCATTTTATAGGTGACGGGGATGCAACTTCAGGAGGTCAGTTGGTCTTAAAATTATTCTCTAATTCATGTCTTTATCCCCCAGAATCAGTCATGATTTGTCCACATCTGAAGGTGACCGTTGCATGATTGCAGATGCTATTCACATTAATGCTCAGAGGCAGCAACAAGGTGTCCAGCTCCAAAGTTGGTCAACCCCATAGAGATCCTATGCTTCTACATTTAGCTCTATGGGGTAAAATCTTCATCTCagcctctcactctcactctcactctctcatccaaGGCTCCACAGCAACAATACCCCCACCAGGAATAGTAGCCATCGCCAACCAACCCACAAGCATTCCCATCACACCTTTAAACTCTCAGACAGCATCCAACTCAACCACTCCTCCACCCATAAATGAGCAAGGTAAATACTACACTGGAGTGTCCGGGTGTAGGCGACCTCCGTTTACATCAGTGATATGTTTGATTTCTCTCTCTAAAGTGAAGTCAGAGTGTTAGTTGTGAAATGTCAGTTGTGGTGATTTTGAACACACTGTCTATGTCACGGACGAAACATGGTTTGGTAAGTTCAGAATAAGAACAAGAGCATTGTAGTTTTGAGCCTCCAtcagtcaaccaaccaaccaaccaaccaaccaaccaaccaactatCCACTCACTTCTCTCCTGCCTCAACTCTCCCCAAAATAAACTTTCAACACTCACTCTGTCACTTTTATCCACAGACAAAAGCAACATCTCCACTCCTTCACCCACACAATCCACCAAGAAAGCAAACGACTCCATAGGTAAACCTGCAAAGCAGAATCTTTCATCGAGTCATGCTGGATCTGTTGGAAAATAAGCCATTACCAGTAGCTGATCACATCATTTTTATTCATTTTGTTATTTATTGTGATTTCTCTCTCTAACTGAGATGATTTATATCAGGCCCCTTATTTccaaacaccaccaccatcaccacgaCGACCACTACCACCCTCTCACCTTCACTCAGTTCGCTTACCCCCACCTCAAACATCATCACTCAGGCATCAAGCCAAGCTACCCTCTCCAACGGTAATGTATACCTCCTACATTAACGTCTGTTAATGCTGTAAAATGTGTTGTTTCTGTCTCACATCAAAAGTGTCGTTCTCTATTTTATAGCAACTGGCGACTCGAGCACAAGCACTTCTGACCCTGCAAGCACCCTCAACCAAACCCAGACATCTGACCCTGCAAGCACCCTCAACCAAACCCAGACATCTGACCCTGCAAGCACCCTCAACCAAACCCAGACATCTGACCCTGCAAGCACCCTCAACCAAACCCAGACATCTGACCCTGCAAGCACCCTCAACCAAACCCAGACATCTGACCCTGCAAGCACCCTCAACCAAACCCAGACATCTGACCCTGCAAGCACCCTCAACCAAACCCAGACATCTGACCCTGCAAGCACCCTCAACCAAACCCAAGCCTTTCCTACAAACACCTCCACCTCTCAAACCCAGGCTTTGCCTACAAACAACTCGACCTCTCCATCTTTGCCTACAAGCACTCCACCCATCCACAACCAAACCTCACCTGCAAGCACCCTGACTTCCACTACAGCTATCCCCACAGGTTGGCCTCTCCTCCATGGGATGCTGTGTTGTGTCCATTGATAGTAGATCATGTTTCTCCTACTGTTGTGACGTTGTAATGGAATGTTGTGATGTTGTAATGGATTGTTGTGATGTTGTAATGGAATGTTGTGATGTTGTAATGGATTGTTGTGATGTTGTAATGGATTGTTGTGATGTTGTAATGTCACGTTGTTCTCGTGGATTCtcacctgtctgttctgtctttCAGGCAGCCAGACTAAACCAACACCGCCAAAGTGTGAGTTCCAATTCTTTGGTTTGAGATGCATTCTAAGACTGTGCATGATAGGGATAGTTCACctgaataaataaatgaataaataatgaTCAATCTTTTCATTTAATCTTATAGGTACATACACGGTCATGCCTGTCAGCTATGGCTTTCAGATTGACTTAAAGGCCTCAACCTCCGACACATACAACATATCGTACCAGGATGAATCAGGAAAAAACATGACTGTTGAGCATCAAACGGTGAACTCCACTATTGTGGTAACATTGAAGCCTTGCAGGAAATACACTTTGACAAAGATTCAGCCTGAATGTGAACTCCAAGGAAATAGCACTCTGAGGACTGAGAAAATGGGTATGTCAAAGGCACTGAGCATACACTGTTTAATTTAATTACATATGAACTAATAATCCTTATTAAATCCTGTGGCTAAATAATGCTTTGGAGGAAAACAAATTGTGGGATGTAACAGTCACTGTGTTTAGTAGTAACATATAGGGATCTTTTTAGGTTGAATCTCAATACAATGACAAATTACTTACTTATAATAACTATTATGTAAATTCACTTGTAGTTAACTAGCTGTAGACTATGATACTTATCTAAAATAATACATGTTGGAAAAATTGTTAAAAATCTATATTTCTTTTAACAAATGTTTGCACGATTTAGATGACCTAGAGTTTTCCACCAACACGAAGCCGGGATATTTGTGTTATGTGACGAAATGGGATATCAGTGATGCTGAATGGAACAGTCCTGTTATCACCTGGGACAAAGACAAGTGTTTTGAGCTTTCAGATGAACATTTCTGCACAAACTTCACAACCAATGTAGCTGTGCCTGGAGGTTGCAGTGTCAACATCAGCAAAACTATACCCATAACAGCAGGTGAGATTACTATAAACACTCAGAAAGAAAAATATTTAAAATGTTAAACAGGAATTactcaacagcaaaggacatttcTCAATCACTATGACCTGCTATCCTTTATTTAAACAATCCTGACCAacagtgtacagtgcattcggaaagtacagtatatgacgctacaagcttggcacacctttatttggggagtttctcattttcttctctgcagatcctctcaagctttgtcaggttgaatggggagtgtcgctgcacagctattttcaggtctttccagagatggtCAAtcatgttcaagtccgggctctggctgggcgacTCAAGGacattgtcccgaagccactcctgctttgtcttggctgtgtggtgagggtcgttgtcctgttggacaaCGGCCCCAGGTTGAGGTCTtgagcattctggagcaggttttcatcaaggatctatctgtactttgctccattaatctttccctcgatcccgactagtctccaagtgcctgcctctgaaaaacctccccagagcatgatgctgccaccaacatgcttcaccgtagggatggtgcctagtttcttccagacatgacgcttggcattcaggccaaagagttcaatcttggtttcatcagaccagagaatcttgtttctcatggtctgagagtcctttaggtggattttggcaaactccaagcgggctgtcatgtgcctttcactgaggagtggcttccgtctggccactctaccataaaggcctgattgtgctgcagagatggttgtccttctggaaggttctcccatctccacaaaggaactctagaactctgtcatagtgaccatcaggttcttggtcacctctctgtccAAGGTCTTTCTCccccgggcggccagctctaggaatcttggtggttccaaacttcttccatttaagaatgatggaggctactgtgttcttggggaccttcaatgctgcagaaatgttttagtaccGTTCCCcagtgccttgacacaatcctgtctcggagctctaaggacaattccttcaacctcatggattggtttttgctctgacatgcactatcaactgtgggaccttatatagacaggtgtgtgcctttccaaatcatgtccaatcaattgaatttaccacaggtggactccaatcaggttgtagaaacatctcaaggattgatcaatggaaacaggatgcacctgagctcaatttcgagtctcatagcaaagggtctgaatacttataattAATGTGCAAACCTttataaaaacttgtttttgctttgtcattatgggatattgtttgtagattggtcaggatttgtatttatttaatacatttgagaATAATGCTGGAACATAACAACttgtggaaaagggaaggggtctgaacactttccaaatgcactgtatactcttataagattagtccaaatgaggactaaaagagatcctaataaaGTCAAATATCAAAGGCTGTGGCCACATTGTACACGGCTGCTGATAAACCATCATGTGTTAACCAGGATCACTATTGTGTCTCTTTTGTGCATGGCTACAATTAAATCTTTCCTATTTTGAAACAGAGTATTCTACAGTCAAACACTCTCCCAATCTGGAATACAACAATGTACTCCCTGTTGAAATAGTATGGAAAAACAAGCCAAAAAACTGTAGCCCTAAAGATCTGGACATTCATTACACCTGTGAAGGTAAAAAATTATGTTTCCACATTTCACATGAATTTACACATGATAACAATTTATTTTTTCAAAGGAAGAAATCACTAACACTCTTGTTTTTGTCCAGGAAACAACGGGTCGATTAACTTGACTGATTTGGAACCCTTTCAGAAATACAACTGTAGTGGAAAGATTACTCACAACAGTAAAGTCATCAATACCAAGTCCATTGACGTTGAAATCAAGTGTAGTAAGTTATTATAAAAACATATATTAAGATAAACTCTCCCTCGACTTAAACATTTGAATACTGAAAATAGCCtataacatgacataacatgCATTTATTTCAGTATCACTATGATCATATTATTCTTATATTTCACTCCGTAGAAGTGGACATTACCCAAACGTCTTCAAACACAAATACCTCCATAAGCCTTAAATGGACCAATCAGAGCAATAACTGCCCCAAAAATACTCAGCTATTTCACTCCTGCGTTTCCTGTAGAATTGAGACTGTTAAAGTTAAAGGTAAGCTACATGTTAAGTAATTATTTTACCCACCAAACAAATTAACCTTATTTTAATGATAAGTCCCTATGGAATACACAGGCATGTATGTTTTCCTAAAGATGTGGTTGCCTTTACAATTGTATGTCCCTGGCAGCTTGTCGAACAAGCAGTTGCCTCAGGTGGGAGATGAgatcatttatatatatatttaaaacaaaCAACTAATTGATAAGAATTTCAGATCAAGCTTTGACTCCTTTTTCATCCATTTTTCAGATTGTCACACCACGGATGAATTACATTATGATTTTAATCAATTGCAGCCGTTCACAAATTATATCTGTTCAATTGAGCCAAGGTACAAAGACATGAGTTACGATACATTCCAAAGCGTGTCTGAGACAATCCAAACTGCAGCTGGAGGTAAGTGTGACATACATTGCATATATCATTTCATTCACAATATATATCAATATGATGATTTTTAACATACTGCCGCAATCTTTACACGGTGCAAATGTTGAAGTGAAGGGTGCTGAGTAAAACTGTTTCTGAACCGTAGTAAATGATCATAGAATATGAAGTGGAAGAATGCAGTTCACAACAGGCCTATATGAAATAACTGCTTCACATCTGTTGGGATCTGTGAACAGGATGACCATAATGTAATCTGTtgcctatgtttgtgtttgaCAGTACCTGATGAGGTGCGGGGGAAAACGAGTGTGACTTATACTCAGAACAATGCTTTTACCATTACATGTGAGGAATTAAAGCCATTTCAGTGGAAGGGAAAAGAGAACTGGTACATTGCAACGATCACTGGGTCTGAggcaaaacaaaaaaaacaaaaaaaatgcaatttTACATTTGCGGACCTCAGCTATTTAGCAGACTACACAGTTCAGGTACGTTATTCAACATTCATACAGTAAAACCTAATGTATTGACTATGCTGTAATATATTGTGGCATTAGATACTGCTGAATGAAAtgctctatgtactgtatgtagatgAGTTAAACAGAAGATGTAGAAATGGTGTTTCACCAGTATGTCTCTCAGGTAATGTGTTCACATAGTCAGGATGATCATTAACGAGAGTATTGGCTTGATTATTGTGCGTTCCTGTTAACCCAGTGGGTTTGTGGGGACCAGGAACTATTGTGGTGGAAGGATCATACATGAATGTCTTCTTTTTTCAGATCTTTACATACAATGGGAAATACACGAGTAAACGGATAGAAACACACATTACTACTCGCTGTAAGTAGTTTTACATTTCCAGAATCTTATGCAGAAGCCAGCAATAAATATACTCAAGTCAGACTGATTGAAATGATACACTTTGTATGAATATGACCTTTCTCTGACTCCAATTAACAAAATAATATTACTTTGATGAACTGTATGAACAAGTGGCCatttatccctcctcctccctccattcattGTAGGCTGAACAGCATTCAGTGTTGCTTTTACATTGTTGAGTAAATGCCCCTTTACCACTCTTCTCATCTGTTTTCAGACAATGACAAAGCTGTGATTGGGTTCCTTGTGTTCCTCATCATCCTGACGTCTCTGGCGCTCATCTTCGTTCTCTACAAGATCTACATCCTGCAGCGCAAGAAGTCCAAGTAAGTATTTAGTCAGTCCCTGTCTGACAGGAAGTCTCTAAATGCTACAGTAGGCTTCAGATTACCTTCAGATTGTATTTGAAGAGGTAGCTGTGTAAGTAGTAGCTTCGTTAGATCCATTCTAGTTTGGCTATTTAGTGCTGTAGATTATACGGTAGAGGGTGGTATTCAACCATACAGTAGATCTGCTATCCTCTGATATTACTGTTTGTTCCACAGCAACAATGATGAACAGATTGAGCTGATTCAGccaagtaagtgaatatttcttCCAATTTGATCAGATTGAGACGCTCTTAAACAAAGCCATCTACTTTAAGTGCATAGAGTCACTCGCTTGCTGAACTCCATCaattgaatgagtagatgtcctATGACTGTTGCAAGACTATAGACTCTTCTACCCTTTGAACTCTCTCCATTAAAACCTTTCAAAAATATACAAtctcttcctgttcctgtatGTTGGGGTTGTCATTGATTGGTGTTTCCTAGGTGATGAGGAGAACCTGCTGAACGTGGAGCCAATCGGATCTGAGGTGCTTCTGGACGCCTACAAGAGGAAAATCGCTGATGAGGGACGTCTTTTCCTCCAGGAGTTTCAGGTGAATGTTAGAATCCCACAACCTCCTGGCCAATCAGCAGTCTTAGACACTTAGGAAAAGACACAAACAAAGGAACGTTAGAAATCAAATGGTAAATTACTGGATTTACTGTTTCTTTCGCGATGTGTTGAGTCTATTTCTAGGGCAgatacttacatttacatttacatttaagtcatttagcagacttacTGTATGTTTCCCAGACACCTAACCTCAGCTCCAGTGATTCCACCATTCAGCTCACAGATCCCATCTCTCCCTACAGAGCATCCCCAGGATCTTCAGCCGCAACACGGTCAGAGAGGCCAAGAAGTCCTGCAACCAGCCCAAGAACCGCTACGTAGACATCCTACCATGTAAGTGGTCCTATATGAACACTGCTGTCTGAAGGCGGAACACATTATCCTATATGAACACTGCTGTCCCCAGGTAGAACACATTATCCTATATGAACACTGCTGTCCCAAGGCAGAAGACATTATCCTATGTGAACACTGCTGTCCCAAGGCAGAACACATTATCCTATATGAACACTGCTGTCCCAAGGCGGAACACATTATCCTATGTGAACACTGCTGTCCCAAGGCGGAACACATTATCCTATATGAACACTGCTGTCCCCAGGTAGAACACATTATCCTATATGAACACTGCTGTCCCCAGGCAGAAGACATTATCCTATATGAACACTGCTGTCCCCAGGTAGAACACATTATCCTATATGAACACTGCTGTCCCAAGGCAGAAGACATTATCCTATATGAACACTGCTGTCTGAAGGCAGAACACATTATCCTATATGGACACTGCTGTCCCAAGGCAGACACATTATCCTATATGAACACTGCTGTCCCAAGGCAGAAGATATTATCCTATATGAACACTGCTGTCCCCAGGTAGAACACATTATCCTATATGAACACTGCTGTCCCCAGGCAGAAGACATTATCCTATATGAACACTGCTGTCCCCAGGTAGAACACATTATCCTATATGAACACTGCTGTCCCAAGGCAGAAGACATTATCCTATATGAACACTGCTGTCTGAAGGCAGAACACATTATCCTATATGGACACTGCTGTCCCAAGGCAGACACATTATCCTATATGAACACTGCTGTCCCAAGGCAGAAGACATTATTCTATATGAACACTGCTGTCTGAAGGCAGAACACATTATCCTATATGAACACTGCTGTCCCAAGGCGGAACACATTATCCTATATGAACACTGCTGTCTGAAGGCAGAACACATTATCCTATATGAACACTGCTGTCCCCAGGTAGAACACATTATCCTATATGAACACTGCTGTCCCCAGGCAGAAGACATTATCCTATATGAACACTGCTGTCCCCAGGTAGAACACATTATCCTATATGAACACTGCTGTCCCAAGGCAGAAGACATTATCCTATATGAACACTGCTGTCTGAAGGCAGAACACATTATCCTATATGAACACTACTGTCCCAAGGCAGACACATTATCCTATATGAACACTGATGTCCCAAGGCAGAAGACATTATCCTATATGAACACTGCTGTCTGAAGGCAGAACACATTATCCTATATGAACACTGCTGTCCCAAGGCGGAACACATTATCCTATATGAACACTGCTGTCCCAAGGCGGAACACATTATCCTATATGAACACTGCTGTCCCAAGGCGGAACACATTATCCTATATGAACACTGCTGTCTGAAGGCAGAACACATTATCCTATATGAACACTGCTGTCCCCAGGTAGAACACATTATCCTATATGAACACTGCTGTCTGAAGGCAGAACACATTATCCTATATGAACACTGCTGTCTGAAGGCAGAACACATTATCCTATATGAACACTGCTGTCTGAAGGCAGAACACATTATCCTATATGAACACTGCTGTCTGAAGGCAGAACACATTATCCTATATGAACACTGCTGTCCCAAGGCAGAAGACATTATCCTATGTGAACACTGCTGTCCCAAGGCGGAACACATTATCCTATATGAACACTGCTGTCTGAAGGCAGAACACATTATCCTATATGAACACTGCTGTCCGAAGGCAGAACACATTATCCTATATGAACACTGCTGTCCCAAGGCAGAACACATTATCCTATATGAACACTGCTGTCCCAAGGCAGAACACATTATCCTATATGAACACTGCTGTCCCAAGGCAGACACATTATCCTATATGAACACTGCTGTCTGAAGGCAGAACACATTATCCTATATGAACACTGCTGTCCCCAGGTAGAACACATTATCCTATATGAACACTGCTGTCTGAAGGCGGAACACATTATCCTATATGAACACTGCTGTCCCCAGGTAGAACACATTATCCTATATGAACACTGCTGTCTGAAGGCGGAACACATTATCCTATATGAACACTGCTGTCCCCAGGTAGAACACATTATCCTATATGAACACTGCTGTCTGAAGGCGGAACACATTATCCTATGTGAACACTGCTGTCCCAAGGCAGAACACATTATCCTATATGAACACTGCTGTCCCAAGGCGGAACACATTATCCTATGTGAACACTGCTGTCCCAAGGCGGAACACATGATCCTATATGAACACTGCTGCCTGAAGGCAGAACACATTATCCTATATGAACACTGCTGTCCCCAGGTAGAACACATTATCCTATATGAACACTGCTGTCCCCAGGTAGAACACATTATCCTATATGAACACTGCTGTCCCCAGGTAGAACACATTATCCTATATGAACACTGCTGTCTGAAGGCAGAACACATTATCCTATATGAACACTGCTGTCTGAAGGCAGAACACATTATCCTATATGAACACTGCTGTCTGAAGGCAGAACACATGATCCTATATCAACACTGCTGTCCCCAGGTAGAACACATTATCCTATATGAACACTGCTGTCTGAAGGCAGAACACATTATCCTATATGAACACTGCTGTCTGAAGGCAGAACACATTATCCTATATGAACACTGCTGTCCCAAGGCAAAACACCTGATCCTATGTGAACACTGCTCCTCTCAGATCAGTGAAGTTATTTCCTTATGTCTCGGTCCAATCAGACGACTACAACCGTGTCCAGCTGACCAGTGGTAATGGAGAGACTGGCTGTGACTACATCAACGCCAGCTTCATCGACGTAAGGAACACCCGTTTGGTTATTCGCTTTTAACAGTCATGTTATCTCATAATTTACCTACATGGCAAAATAGTAAACATATAGTGATTACTATACATAGTAATTAGTAATGATACCAACTTATTTTGTACCTATTGTGTGCTGTGCCAAATTGTCTTTCGTTACAGGGTTTCAAGGAGTCTAAGAAGTACATCGCAGCTCAAGGTTAAGGGCTGTTTTTACTGATGATTATCTTTACACACTGAATCGTGTAGTGTTGGGTTGGCCTTGCGTCTTTATTCTgcaacgttgtgtgtgtgtgtgtgtgtgtgtgtgtgtgtgtgtgtgtgtgtgtgtgtgtgtgtgtgtgtgtgtgtgtgtgtgtgtgtgtgtgtgtgtgtgtgtgtgtgtgtgtgtgtgtggcaggtccCAAGGAAGAGACAGTGGGGGATTTCTGGAGGATGGTTTGGGAGCAACAGTCCTCTATCATCGTCATGGTAACACGTTGTGAGGAGAGTAACAGGGTAAGCAAATAACAGTAAAACGGTTATGTTTATACACTTAACACGTTTGTGTGCATGTTGCTTGGGTTTGCAAAGCAGAGCTTCCTTTCGATTACACCCACGGCTCAAACCAGAACAACAGGAAAAGACAGCTCGTCCTCTGAAGATATTTTCCTATGACATTTAACTGGCATTTAACTGTTTCCGTGTTGTTTTTCCCCTGTAGAACAAGTGTGCCCAGTACTGGCCGTCTCCTGAAAGGGACGTGGAGATCTTTGAGGGGTTTGTTGTGAAGCTGAACAGAGAAGAGCACTGTCCCGATTACATCATCCGTCACCTCAGCTTGACCAACGTGAGTCAATATTCACAGGGTTAATACAGCGATATCTGTTATTTTTAAATACACAAACACGGTAGTTCCTCTCTTGATAAAGATACTCTGTCACAACtgccaaaactaaactaaaattATATATCAAAGTCACTGAATGTCTGATTAGGATTAAGATACAAATGGTATGAAGTTGGCTGGTCACCCCATGCACctctatacagatgtaggatattcatttgatcaccctgttgttgcaggaaatgcaaacctgtatttgagttttaaaaaggcttttaaagtttgtaatttccactttaaaatgtcagacttaatttgccctaacaaaaaatacaccaacccctacaaaaatgtccattaattatattCCACACCATAATTCAGATTTCCTGTTACTGGAGGATTATTTTcttgctgtgagaaactggtcaaattaagatcctacacctgtatgtacgtgtggtgtgtgtgtgtgtgtgtgtgtagaagagggagaagagtgcagagagggaggtgaCCCACATCCAGTTCACCAGCTGGCCAGACCACGGCGTGCCGGGAGAGCCACACCTCCTGCTGAAGCTGAGGCGCCGCGTCAACGCCTTCAAGAACCTCTTTAGTGGACCCATAGTCATCCACTGCAGGtagaaaacaacacacacacacacacacacacacacacacacacacacacacacacacacacacacacacacacacacacacacacacaggattgtACTTTACATTTGTTGATCTCTCTTTattcaaaatatgttttgttttttttagttGCCATTTTTCTATACTGTTGGGAGTTTTTGTGTCCAGAATGAGATATTTGTCGGTGATTGTTCATAATTTGACCATACTACTTTGTGCAGCGCTGGAGTGGGGAGAACAGGCACCTACATGGGCATTGATGCCATGATGGAGGGGCTGGAGGCTGAGGGCAGAGTGGACATCTACGGATACGTGGTCAAGCTACGGCGCCAGAGATGCCTCATGGTTCAAGTGGAGGTAAGTTGTCATCACATTAGACTATGAGTTTCTATCCATTAGACTATGATATGTATATtaacctgtgtgtattattaagTATTAATGTGTATATtaacctgtgtgtattattaagTATTAATGTGTATATtaacctgtgtgtattattaagtattaatgtgtgtattaacctgtgtgtattattaagTATTAATGTGTATATtaacctgtgtgtattattaagTATTAATGTGTATATtaacctgtgtgtattattaggGAATTAATGTGTATATtaacctgtgtgtattattaagtattaatgtgtgtattaacctgtgtgtattattaagTATTAATGTGTATATtaacctgtgtgtattattaagtattaatgtgtgtattaacctgtgtgtattattaagTATTAATGTGTATATtaacctgtgtgtattattaagTATTAATGTGTATATtaacctgtgtgtattattaagTATTAATGTGTATATtaacctgtgtgtattattaagTATTAATGTGTATATtaacctgtgtgtattattaggGAATTAATGTGTGTATtaacctgtgtgtattattaagtattaatgtgtgtattaacctgtgtgtattattaagTATTAATGTGTATATtaacctgtgtgtattattaagTATTAATGTGTATATTAACCTATGTGTATTATTACGTATTAATGTGTGTATtaacctgtgtgtattattaggGAATTAATGTGTGTATtaacctgtgtgtattattaagTATTAATGTGTATATtaacctgtgtgtattattaggGAATTAATGTGTGTATtaacctgtgtgtattattacgTATTAAT
Proteins encoded:
- the ptprc gene encoding receptor-type tyrosine-protein phosphatase C isoform X2, coding for MAGLYGLKILLLCTGLIELAICDGDATSGDKSNISTPSPTQSTKKANDSIGPLFPNTTTITTTTTTTLSPSLSSLTPTSNIITQASSQATLSNATGDSSTSTSDPASTLNQTQTSDPASTLNQTQTSDPASTLNQTQTSDPASTLNQTQTSDPASTLNQTQTSDPASTLNQTQTSDPASTLNQTQTSDPASTLNQTQAFPTNTSTSQTQALPTNNSTSPSLPTSTPPIHNQTSPASTLTSTTAIPTGSQTKPTPPKCTYTVMPVSYGFQIDLKASTSDTYNISYQDESGKNMTVEHQTVNSTIVVTLKPCRKYTLTKIQPECELQGNSTLRTEKMDDLEFSTNTKPGYLCYVTKWDISDAEWNSPVITWDKDKCFELSDEHFCTNFTTNVAVPGGCSVNISKTIPITAEYSTVKHSPNLEYNNVLPVEIVWKNKPKNCSPKDLDIHYTCEGNNGSINLTDLEPFQKYNCSGKITHNSKVINTKSIDVEIKCKVDITQTSSNTNTSISLKWTNQSNNCPKNTQLFHSCVSCRIETVKVKDCHTTDELHYDFNQLQPFTNYICSIEPRYKDMSYDTFQSVSETIQTAAGVPDEVRGKTSVTYTQNNAFTITCEELKPFQWKGKENWYIATITGSEAKQKKQKKCNFTFADLSYLADYTVQIFTYNGKYTSKRIETHITTRYNDKAVIGFLVFLIILTSLALIFVLYKIYILQRKKSNNNDEQIELIQPSDEENLLNVEPIGSEVLLDAYKRKIADEGRLFLQEFQSIPRIFSRNTVREAKKSCNQPKNRYVDILPYDYNRVQLTSGNGETGCDYINASFIDGFKESKKYIAAQGPKEETVGDFWRMVWEQQSSIIVMVTRCEESNRNKCAQYWPSPERDVEIFEGFVVKLNREEHCPDYIIRHLSLTNKREKSAEREVTHIQFTSWPDHGVPGEPHLLLKLRRRVNAFKNLFSGPIVIHCSAGVGRTGTYMGIDAMMEGLEAEGRVDIYGYVVKLRRQRCLMVQVEAQYILIHQALIEHNQFGETEISLAELHPTLCTLKQRDPGNEPTLLEAEFQRLPLYKNWRTFNTGINEENKKKNRSSSVIPYDYNRVLVKLEDEISHDQDDDNDDDDSSDEEDEESTKYINATQIDGYWCQRSLIAAQGPLANTTGDFWQMVFQKKVNTIVMLSDLTEGDQEFCSAYWGEEKKTFRDIEVELKATETLPAYTTRSLQIRHPKRKDSRQVKQYQFLKWAGRELPEKPQDLMDMIKNIKQTCGYGNSKAERSLPVVVHCNDGSSRSGVFCALWNIMDSAETEKLVDVFQVAKALRKERQGMIHSLEQYQFLYDAVEGSFPIQNGEVKQSATAPATAADSIQVVNETKAEQPASATTATQQGAEVVKEAVESTPLVAGKEADAAAEGNEDEAEEPGSPTEKTPLEGSSNGPAVTLEV